The Psychrosphaera ytuae genome includes a region encoding these proteins:
- a CDS encoding HvfA family oxazolone/thioamide-modified RiPP metallophore produces MNTNKKATIAALGLAALATSTVASAQGASFQASVLSAGYQVEMMEGKCGEGKCGAEHAKEKAKKAKEGKCGEGKCGAEHMSDKAKEKAKKAKEGKCGEGKCGAEHMSDKAKEKAKKAKEGKCGEGKCGEGKCGANHMSDKAKEKAKKAKEGKCGEGKCGEGKCGANHMSDKAKEKAKKAKEGKCGEGKCGSAK; encoded by the coding sequence ATGAACACAAATAAAAAAGCAACCATTGCGGCTTTAGGTTTAGCTGCTTTAGCAACTTCTACAGTAGCATCAGCACAAGGTGCAAGTTTTCAAGCTAGCGTTCTTTCGGCTGGGTACCAAGTTGAAATGATGGAAGGTAAGTGCGGCGAAGGTAAATGCGGTGCTGAGCACGCGAAAGAAAAAGCCAAAAAAGCCAAAGAAGGTAAATGTGGCGAAGGTAAGTGTGGTGCAGAACACATGAGTGACAAGGCCAAAGAAAAAGCCAAAAAAGCCAAAGAAGGTAAATGTGGTGAAGGCAAGTGTGGTGCTGAGCACATGAGCGACAAAGCCAAAGAAAAAGCCAAAAAAGCTAAAGAAGGTAAATGTGGCGAAGGTAAGTGCGGCGAAGGCAAATGTGGTGCTAACCACATGAGTGACAAAGCCAAAGAAAAAGCCAAAAAAGCTAAAGAAGGTAAATGTGGCGAAGGTAAGTGCGGCGAAGGCAAATGTGGTGCTAACCACATGAGTGACAAGGCCAAAGAAAAAGCCAAAAAAGCCAAAGAAGGTAAGTGCGGCGAAGGCAAATGCGGAAGTGCAAAGTAA
- a CDS encoding diguanylate cyclase, whose product MIFNQMHTSFRDRLTGLYSEDYFAEVFQREWHRMMRERDALSVIIIHPHLNPNRDDDKLAFRLISEAITKSTKRATDLVCRFQENEIAIGVFNLDEEGTETIITRILSDVEIALANLPMSVDLSIGALNILPSHDINPEEVFKITEKLADEAELKGKNAYTLKYFKLH is encoded by the coding sequence ATGATCTTCAACCAAATGCATACATCGTTTCGCGATCGTCTCACTGGTTTATACAGTGAGGATTATTTTGCAGAGGTATTTCAACGTGAATGGCATCGTATGATGCGAGAACGTGACGCCCTGTCAGTAATAATTATTCACCCTCACCTAAATCCTAATAGGGACGATGACAAATTAGCTTTTCGGTTGATTTCAGAGGCCATCACTAAGAGTACCAAGCGAGCAACAGACCTGGTTTGCCGCTTTCAAGAAAATGAAATCGCAATTGGTGTATTCAATTTAGATGAGGAAGGTACCGAAACCATCATTACGAGAATACTCAGTGATGTAGAGATTGCGCTAGCAAACCTTCCAATGTCGGTAGACCTGTCTATTGGAGCATTAAATATACTTCCATCGCATGATATAAATCCAGAAGAGGTATTTAAGATCACCGAGAAGTTAGCGGACGAAGCAGAGCTGAAAGGTAAAAACGCATATACGCTCAAATACTTTAAGCTGCATTAA
- a CDS encoding tetratricopeptide repeat protein has product MKTSTLLSALLTSLVLMSAPFAHAKVPADKVAEVEKRKKARGGEVLGPRIGKKVGAAFELYQADQVEEALALLLELEPSSDFDKAYVQRFIGNMYATLQKPQDAIDSLVRAEKLDKLPFRDHSDVLKLIGDLYMQEKGYAKAIEYYKKYLDFTLDQHADTYFRMSSANYELGNYDEAIKAARNAIKFSEKKVENYYVLVMAAYYEKKDYKNATKATEDLLRNFPENEKWWPQLGSFYALLEDYEKGLATMSIAYKNGYLKKPGQYKQVSQLFATQGVPYKAATILEKHIKSGEVESDERNLGALASSFRNAKEFEKAAEYYGEAAKVSKDPDYFRRQGDMLLVAEDFKGAVKAYEAALKGGIAKKGVVYLSIADANYQMRNFKDAYVAINKAVEDKNTAKSAKPWVGYIKDAAERNGVKL; this is encoded by the coding sequence ATGAAAACATCAACATTGTTATCTGCTTTATTGACGTCTTTGGTACTTATGTCAGCACCTTTCGCTCACGCGAAGGTGCCAGCTGATAAAGTAGCAGAAGTTGAAAAGCGTAAAAAAGCACGCGGTGGTGAAGTACTTGGTCCTCGTATCGGTAAAAAGGTTGGTGCGGCATTTGAACTGTACCAAGCTGACCAGGTAGAAGAGGCACTAGCATTATTGTTAGAGCTTGAGCCTAGCAGTGACTTTGACAAAGCATATGTACAACGTTTTATCGGTAATATGTATGCAACATTACAAAAGCCTCAAGACGCAATAGATAGCCTTGTGCGCGCTGAGAAGTTAGACAAACTTCCGTTCCGCGATCACAGTGATGTCTTAAAGCTAATCGGCGATTTGTACATGCAGGAAAAAGGCTACGCGAAGGCAATTGAATACTACAAAAAGTATTTAGACTTCACCTTAGACCAGCACGCTGATACTTACTTCCGTATGTCGAGTGCAAATTACGAGTTAGGTAACTACGACGAGGCTATTAAAGCTGCGCGTAATGCTATCAAGTTCTCTGAGAAAAAAGTTGAGAACTACTACGTACTTGTAATGGCAGCGTATTACGAGAAGAAAGACTACAAAAATGCGACTAAAGCAACTGAAGACTTGCTAAGAAACTTCCCTGAAAATGAGAAGTGGTGGCCGCAATTAGGTAGCTTCTATGCGTTGTTAGAAGACTATGAAAAAGGTCTAGCAACAATGAGCATCGCGTACAAAAATGGTTATTTGAAAAAGCCAGGACAGTACAAGCAAGTTTCACAACTTTTTGCGACTCAAGGTGTGCCATACAAAGCGGCAACCATTCTTGAAAAGCATATTAAGTCAGGTGAAGTTGAAAGCGATGAGCGTAACTTGGGTGCGTTAGCTAGCAGTTTCCGTAATGCTAAAGAGTTTGAAAAAGCTGCAGAGTATTACGGTGAAGCCGCTAAAGTAAGCAAAGACCCTGATTACTTCCGCCGTCAAGGTGACATGTTATTAGTCGCTGAAGACTTTAAAGGCGCAGTAAAGGCGTACGAAGCTGCATTGAAAGGCGGTATCGCTAAGAAAGGTGTTGTTTACCTTTCTATTGCCGATGCGAACTATCAGATGCGTAACTTCAAAGATGCTTACGTTGCAATTAACAAAGCAGTTGAAGATAAAAACACTGCCAAGTCTGCAAAGCCTTGGGTTGGTTATATCAAAGATGCTGCAGAGCGTAATGGTGTTAAGCTTTAA
- a CDS encoding energy transducer TonB — translation MLRFIASIIVGVVITFGLFVFMAELINSGSKSQNNNIENIIVEINTTPPESKAQQRNRVPPPPPPPPKQPPKPQQPEPEPQIADAGALNFNMPSVNVGGANAGLSGPGALIRDGDATPIVRIEPKFPPKAARDGIEGWVQLSFDINEVGAVENVQVINSEPRRVFDREARKALQRWKYKPKVVDGKPVRQTGLQVQLDFNLDGA, via the coding sequence ATGTTGAGATTTATTGCATCAATCATTGTTGGTGTAGTAATCACATTCGGCTTGTTCGTATTTATGGCGGAACTTATTAACAGTGGTAGTAAGTCCCAAAATAACAACATCGAAAACATCATAGTCGAAATTAATACTACACCGCCGGAGAGTAAGGCACAGCAGCGTAACCGTGTTCCGCCGCCGCCTCCACCTCCACCAAAGCAGCCGCCAAAGCCGCAGCAGCCTGAGCCAGAGCCTCAGATTGCAGATGCAGGTGCGCTAAACTTTAATATGCCTTCGGTAAACGTTGGCGGTGCTAATGCCGGTTTAAGTGGTCCTGGTGCTTTGATTCGTGACGGTGATGCAACACCTATCGTACGTATCGAGCCAAAGTTCCCGCCGAAAGCAGCCCGTGACGGTATTGAAGGTTGGGTTCAGCTAAGCTTCGACATTAACGAAGTTGGTGCAGTTGAAAACGTACAAGTTATCAACTCAGAACCACGCCGAGTTTTCGACCGTGAAGCGCGTAAAGCACTTCAACGTTGGAAGTACAAGCCAAAAGTTGTTGATGGTAAGCCAGTACGTCAAACTGGTCTTCAAGTTCAACTAGACTTCAACTTAGACGGAGCATAA
- a CDS encoding ExbD/TolR family protein — MARKQRFRDDEDAAIDMTPMLDIVFIMLIFFIVTTSFVKEAGIDVLKPKASNATNKPSANIFIAIKPNGDVHMDRRQVDIERVAANIERMIAEQPTDTVIIQADKEAKHGVVVKVMDAIKSAGIEKISIAAEKK; from the coding sequence ATGGCACGTAAACAACGTTTTCGTGATGACGAAGATGCAGCAATTGACATGACTCCGATGCTAGACATCGTATTCATCATGCTTATCTTCTTTATTGTTACGACTTCATTCGTGAAAGAGGCAGGTATTGACGTATTGAAGCCAAAAGCTTCAAACGCGACTAACAAGCCATCTGCTAACATCTTTATCGCAATCAAGCCAAACGGTGACGTTCACATGGACCGTCGTCAGGTGGACATTGAGCGAGTAGCGGCAAACATCGAGCGTATGATTGCTGAACAACCGACTGATACAGTTATTATCCAAGCGGATAAAGAAGCTAAACACGGTGTGGTTGTAAAAGTAATGGACGCGATTAAGTCAGCGGGTATCGAGAAGATTTCTATCGCAGCGGAGAAAAAGTAG
- a CDS encoding MotA/TolQ/ExbB proton channel family protein translates to MIYLMGLWESVRDFIGTGGFVLYFVAAALLVMWALMIERWWFLTAEFPNISKNIIAKWDARADTTSWSAHRIRDAWVSEASELLNARMLIIKTLVAMCPLIGLLGTVTGMITVFDTMATQGTGNPRLMASGISMATIPTMAGMVAALSGIFFSSRLETRVKVAKEKLVDSLPHH, encoded by the coding sequence ATGATCTACCTGATGGGCCTATGGGAATCCGTCAGGGATTTTATCGGCACGGGCGGCTTTGTACTTTACTTTGTCGCCGCAGCTCTTCTTGTAATGTGGGCGTTAATGATCGAGCGTTGGTGGTTTTTAACCGCTGAGTTCCCAAATATTAGCAAAAACATCATCGCTAAATGGGACGCTCGAGCTGACACTACATCTTGGAGTGCACATAGAATCCGTGACGCTTGGGTTTCCGAAGCATCCGAACTTTTAAATGCAAGAATGTTAATTATTAAAACTCTTGTTGCTATGTGTCCCCTTATCGGCCTACTTGGTACGGTAACGGGTATGATCACTGTATTCGATACAATGGCAACACAAGGTACTGGTAACCCACGTTTGATGGCATCTGGTATTTCAATGGCAACAATCCCGACGATGGCGGGCATGGTTGCAGCCTTATCTGGAATCTTTTTCAGCTCAAGGTTAGAGACAAGAGTTAAAGTGGCAAAAGAAAAGCTAGTAGACAGCTTGCCACATCATTAG
- a CDS encoding MotA/TolQ/ExbB proton channel family protein — MKKILNSLVLAAAVASVGFTTTVNAEGKLDQLLEQVKKDRLSEGALNKKREQEFQSAKADKQALLNKAKKELADEQARGERLQKQYAQNEKTLAVRAQELENAKGTLGEMFGVVRRAASNTMGSISASIISAQYPGRAELLTELAEARELPTTRELEELWIALQTEMTESAKVVEFQKEVAATGGGSTVENLTRVGAFNLITDKGNYVYYNSDVQVVQALGKEAESHYRSSAKELANASGNEIIPFYVDPSRGGILRLNTQKATLEDRYHQGGTPGYVITVVLAFGLLLALRSLAITMSESSKIKAQLKNPENVSEKNALGRILTVYRDNKDTDVENLELKLDEAILRETPRIESGINTIKILAAVAPLLGLLGTVIGMIETFQQITLFGTGDPKLMAGSISMALVTTAMGIIAALPLIFTHSIVAARAKSIIHILDEQSAGIIAAHAEKEKA, encoded by the coding sequence ATGAAAAAGATTTTAAATTCATTGGTACTAGCCGCTGCGGTAGCTTCAGTTGGCTTTACTACAACTGTTAACGCTGAAGGCAAACTTGACCAGTTATTGGAACAAGTTAAGAAAGACCGTCTTTCTGAAGGCGCGTTGAACAAAAAGCGTGAACAAGAGTTCCAATCTGCTAAAGCAGACAAGCAAGCGCTTTTAAACAAAGCGAAAAAAGAATTAGCCGACGAGCAAGCCCGTGGCGAACGTCTTCAAAAGCAATACGCACAAAATGAAAAAACTTTAGCAGTTCGCGCTCAAGAGCTAGAAAACGCTAAAGGTACTCTTGGTGAAATGTTTGGTGTTGTACGTCGTGCAGCCAGCAACACTATGGGTTCTATCTCTGCTTCAATCATCTCTGCACAGTACCCAGGTCGTGCTGAGCTATTGACTGAACTAGCAGAAGCTCGTGAACTTCCTACAACTCGTGAATTAGAAGAGTTATGGATTGCTTTACAAACTGAAATGACTGAGTCAGCAAAAGTTGTTGAATTCCAAAAAGAAGTTGCAGCAACTGGCGGTGGTTCAACTGTTGAAAACCTAACTCGTGTAGGTGCGTTCAACCTTATCACTGACAAAGGTAACTACGTTTACTACAACTCTGACGTTCAAGTTGTTCAAGCGTTAGGTAAAGAAGCTGAATCTCACTACCGTTCTTCTGCTAAAGAACTAGCAAATGCATCTGGTAACGAAATCATTCCTTTCTACGTTGACCCGTCACGTGGTGGTATCCTTCGTCTAAACACGCAAAAAGCAACTCTTGAAGACCGTTATCACCAAGGTGGTACTCCAGGTTACGTAATCACAGTTGTTTTAGCATTCGGTCTATTATTAGCGCTACGCAGCCTTGCAATCACAATGTCTGAAAGCTCTAAGATCAAAGCACAACTTAAGAACCCTGAAAACGTTTCTGAGAAGAACGCATTAGGTCGTATCCTTACAGTTTACCGTGACAACAAAGACACTGACGTTGAAAACCTTGAGCTTAAGCTTGATGAAGCTATCTTACGTGAAACTCCACGTATTGAGAGCGGTATCAACACTATCAAGATCCTTGCTGCTGTAGCACCTCTACTAGGTCTACTAGGTACGGTTATCGGTATGATCGAAACGTTCCAGCAAATCACATTGTTCGGTACAGGTGACCCGAAACTAATGGCTGGTTCAATCTCTATGGCATTGGTAACAACAGCAATGGGTATCATCGCTGCACTACCACTAATTTTCACTCATAGCATCGTAGCAGCACGCGCTAAGTCAATCATTCACATCCTTGACGAGCAAAGTGCAGGTATCATTGCAGCGCATGCTGAGAAGGAGAAAGCGTAA
- a CDS encoding DUF3450 domain-containing protein: protein MSKMKLSLVASALVGAVTFAGSALAADPLEQLQAAETTINKAAAKSQTKINRIQEQTQEMALEYRDVVDTTEINRVYNDHVAKLVAAQNAEIASLEAQIAEIENTKRNVVPLMYRMIDMLEQFVQADIPIKLERRTARVEKLRELMVNPNVSTSEKYRQVLEAYEIEKDYGTAMEAWEATETFDGQEITADFVHVGRIALIAQSKDLKNAWVWNNNTRSWEKLGDEYLKDITLTIRMARKQAPLELIKLPIFAAE, encoded by the coding sequence ATGTCAAAGATGAAACTAAGTCTAGTGGCTTCTGCTCTTGTAGGAGCGGTGACATTTGCCGGTTCTGCGTTAGCAGCAGACCCTCTAGAGCAATTGCAAGCGGCTGAAACGACAATTAATAAAGCAGCAGCTAAATCGCAAACTAAAATCAACAGAATCCAAGAGCAAACGCAAGAAATGGCGTTAGAGTATCGCGATGTTGTTGATACTACTGAGATCAATCGAGTTTATAACGACCATGTTGCTAAATTAGTAGCTGCTCAAAACGCTGAAATCGCGTCTTTAGAAGCTCAAATTGCAGAAATCGAAAATACAAAGCGTAACGTTGTTCCGCTTATGTACCGTATGATCGACATGCTAGAGCAGTTTGTTCAAGCTGACATTCCAATCAAGCTAGAAAGACGTACTGCACGCGTAGAAAAATTACGTGAACTTATGGTTAACCCTAACGTAAGTACTTCAGAAAAGTACCGTCAGGTTCTAGAAGCGTACGAAATCGAAAAAGATTACGGCACAGCGATGGAAGCGTGGGAAGCGACTGAAACTTTCGACGGTCAAGAAATCACTGCTGACTTCGTACACGTAGGTCGTATTGCTCTAATCGCGCAATCAAAAGACCTTAAGAACGCTTGGGTGTGGAACAACAACACTCGCAGCTGGGAAAAATTAGGTGATGAGTACCTAAAAGACATCACATTAACTATTCGTATGGCGCGTAAACAAGCTCCATTAGAGTTAATTAAATTACCAATTTTCGCTGCGGAGTAA